The following coding sequences are from one Streptomyces sp. NBC_00536 window:
- a CDS encoding protein kinase → MEEYAGRILAERYRLPLPPQGAPDEYELVETRAFDTRSGQEVLVRQVPLPEIVDAEMLDGHRAPAAGRRPVSELPAVRRAIAAAQAAARVPDHPRLDQVFDVFAEGNSLWIVSELVPARSLAALIADEPLSPYRAAEVAADVLTALRVLHAHGWTHRNITVRTVLVCDDGRVVLTGLAAGAAEEALCGYDPVPVAEADPPGDPRLGEGARQDAAWARGVPVALPGPPPAPTAGRPVPGEHPYGTSEFGSPDLGNPSFGDRGRAPFGAPEPPAEAEPGGYAGSADPAQLGYDAHDAHDDSNGYDGYDGYDDRGPGGPGLGRFASEDPESAPEAHGYGHGPGRGRSEPAPERGAGAGGRVSPGGPGPGLGRFASEEPESGPGPEPEGDIAGGEPPPYAPLVAPGYDTAPLSGPGPGPRGGPTYADHITPEPTAGRPDPKAAARAGAIAAYRAGAQAAARLTEERRAGAAPAEENRPAGSNLPQGYSYPYGGPGAAAWHGATPRRTTPPALPPAETGPPDPTPPPAAAAPGPSDRNAEPPPPAREWSSTPQPGTASSADGHGAPGRGAEALPSAQGWAPAQELDPGTASAGAGPGVPGPGTEALPPAQGWAPAQEPDPGTASAADGPGASGPGTEAPPPAQGWAPARELGPGTASAGAGPGASGPGAEASAPSAYPGADPAVPGGPAWVPQPGAEPSPDQRRDSGAGSDADGLPAGGSGAASSPDRAWARGTGAEGVWASGPERHPAAPSDPDRSWGVGAGSGPSPAPEAEQGWAPGAEAPLGAAAELTGGSEGAAPAPEAEQDWTPGAGSADQAWVPGQGAEANPSHGQGWATGTEFHPQADSERGWTPLPAQSRGDGPHTDAGRSPRAQPPGPERAHSLGPGHDLAPDPAQGLGLGPTSGQAHGLGQAQAPHHGQIAAQTQGVPDHGPGPAQAYAQPPGPERAHSLGPGHDLAPAPGQGPGQGHAPAPGPHQAAPAPGQGQGQGQAHPPALPGRLVLPQGFQEAEVPAPRGGAGGAGAGVGGWAAGPVTALDAERARLTRMAVVGAVTERWAPEQAGPVHDNWQLAAPIGPATDLWALGALLYRAVQGHAPYPEDSVAELVEMVCAEPPAFAEECGPLRPIVESLLRQDPTERPDFEELRGWLRSLVRSAPEPDGGIGIGGFAFPLPEADPARLPVVRRKGDLSHGRHRGTGTQHTTSRPRGGRSLGRTLLLLVLVALAGGVAYAMFFLPKATTGDGDTGGARAQGGPGPTATATPGGAGGVNTPTGTPQSKPAAQSGSPSAPPAADAPAGYTAEQDPEGFRVFVPGGWERHGVNDMGQVRYTNGDFVLILTPGRDAVDGNPDPLSYQRDKERELEPFRTSTWATSTGVKQTKVGQQLSAEGQYTWTDGGGRSVYVRNRVVALGGRYHVVMVIGPQDAQDKVTEVFEKATGSYRPGS, encoded by the coding sequence ATGGAGGAGTACGCGGGCCGGATCCTGGCCGAGCGGTACCGCCTGCCGCTGCCGCCGCAGGGCGCGCCGGACGAGTACGAACTCGTCGAGACGCGGGCCTTCGACACGCGCAGCGGGCAGGAAGTGCTGGTCCGGCAGGTGCCGTTACCGGAGATCGTCGACGCGGAGATGCTCGACGGGCACCGGGCGCCCGCGGCCGGGCGGCGGCCGGTGTCCGAACTCCCGGCCGTACGGCGCGCGATCGCCGCGGCGCAGGCGGCGGCCAGGGTGCCGGACCATCCGCGCCTCGACCAGGTCTTCGACGTCTTCGCCGAGGGAAATTCGCTGTGGATCGTCAGCGAGTTGGTGCCGGCCAGGTCGCTGGCCGCGCTGATCGCGGACGAGCCGCTGAGCCCGTACCGTGCGGCGGAGGTGGCTGCGGACGTACTGACGGCGTTGCGGGTGCTGCACGCGCACGGCTGGACGCACCGGAACATCACCGTCCGGACGGTGCTCGTCTGCGACGACGGGCGTGTCGTGCTGACCGGCCTGGCGGCCGGGGCGGCGGAGGAAGCCCTGTGCGGGTACGACCCGGTGCCGGTGGCCGAGGCCGACCCGCCGGGGGATCCGCGCCTCGGCGAGGGCGCGCGCCAGGACGCGGCGTGGGCGCGGGGCGTACCCGTGGCTCTGCCGGGGCCGCCGCCGGCGCCCACCGCGGGGCGGCCGGTGCCGGGTGAACATCCGTACGGAACCTCGGAGTTCGGCAGCCCCGACCTCGGCAACCCGAGCTTCGGCGACCGGGGCCGCGCCCCCTTCGGCGCACCCGAACCCCCGGCCGAGGCCGAACCGGGCGGCTACGCCGGGTCGGCCGACCCCGCCCAGCTTGGCTACGACGCCCACGACGCCCACGACGATTCCAACGGTTACGACGGTTACGACGGTTACGACGACCGAGGTCCAGGCGGGCCCGGCCTCGGCCGGTTCGCGTCGGAGGACCCGGAGTCCGCGCCGGAGGCGCATGGGTATGGGCATGGGCCTGGCCGTGGCCGGTCGGAGCCCGCGCCGGAGCGGGGTGCCGGTGCTGGCGGCCGTGTGTCGCCGGGCGGCCCCGGCCCCGGCCTCGGCCGGTTCGCGTCGGAGGAGCCGGAGTCCGGGCCCGGGCCCGAGCCGGAGGGGGACATCGCCGGTGGCGAACCGCCGCCGTACGCCCCGCTCGTGGCGCCCGGGTACGACACGGCGCCCCTGTCGGGCCCCGGGCCGGGACCGCGGGGCGGGCCGACGTACGCCGATCACATCACCCCCGAGCCGACGGCCGGGCGCCCCGACCCCAAGGCCGCCGCGCGCGCCGGGGCCATCGCGGCCTACCGGGCCGGGGCGCAGGCCGCGGCCCGCCTGACCGAGGAGCGGCGGGCCGGGGCGGCTCCGGCCGAGGAGAACCGGCCCGCGGGGTCCAACCTGCCGCAGGGGTACTCGTACCCGTACGGCGGCCCCGGTGCCGCCGCCTGGCACGGCGCCACCCCCCGGCGCACCACACCCCCGGCCCTCCCCCCGGCCGAGACCGGCCCCCCGGACCCGACCCCGCCCCCCGCGGCAGCCGCCCCCGGTCCCTCCGACCGGAACGCCGAGCCGCCGCCCCCGGCCCGGGAGTGGTCCTCCACTCCGCAGCCCGGCACCGCCTCGTCGGCAGACGGTCACGGCGCCCCCGGCCGGGGCGCCGAGGCGTTGCCCTCTGCCCAGGGGTGGGCCCCTGCCCAGGAGCTGGACCCCGGCACCGCTTCGGCGGGAGCCGGGCCCGGTGTCCCCGGCCCGGGTACCGAAGCGTTGCCCCCCGCCCAGGGGTGGGCCCCTGCCCAGGAGCCGGACCCCGGGACCGCCTCGGCGGCGGACGGTCCCGGTGCCTCCGGCCCGGGTACCGAGGCGCCGCCCCCGGCCCAGGGGTGGGCCCCTGCCCGGGAGCTTGGCCCTGGGACCGCTTCGGCGGGAGCCGGTCCCGGTGCCTCCGGCCCGGGTGCCGAGGCGTCGGCCCCGTCCGCGTACCCGGGTGCCGATCCGGCCGTGCCCGGAGGCCCGGCGTGGGTCCCGCAGCCGGGTGCCGAGCCGTCCCCGGACCAGCGTCGGGACTCCGGCGCGGGGTCCGATGCGGACGGGCTCCCGGCCGGGGGTTCCGGAGCGGCCTCGTCCCCCGACCGGGCCTGGGCCCGTGGCACGGGTGCGGAGGGGGTCTGGGCCTCCGGCCCGGAGCGGCATCCTGCGGCGCCGTCGGACCCCGACCGGTCCTGGGGCGTTGGCGCGGGTTCCGGGCCGTCCCCGGCCCCGGAGGCTGAACAGGGCTGGGCCCCCGGTGCGGAGGCGCCCCTTGGCGCGGCAGCGGAGCTGACCGGTGGGTCCGAAGGGGCCGCCCCGGCCCCGGAGGCTGAACAGGACTGGACCCCCGGCGCGGGGTCCGCGGACCAGGCCTGGGTCCCCGGCCAGGGCGCGGAAGCGAACCCGTCCCACGGCCAGGGCTGGGCCACCGGAACGGAGTTCCACCCCCAGGCGGACTCGGAGCGGGGCTGGACCCCGCTCCCCGCACAGTCGCGCGGCGACGGCCCGCACACCGACGCGGGCCGGTCCCCCCGGGCCCAGCCCCCCGGCCCGGAGCGAGCGCACAGCCTTGGGCCCGGCCACGACCTGGCCCCCGACCCGGCCCAAGGGCTGGGCCTCGGGCCGACGTCCGGCCAAGCGCACGGGCTGGGCCAGGCGCAAGCGCCGCACCACGGGCAGATCGCTGCCCAGACCCAAGGCGTGCCCGACCATGGCCCCGGTCCTGCCCAGGCCTACGCCCAGCCCCCCGGCCCGGAGCGAGCGCACAGCCTTGGGCCCGGCCACGACCTGGCCCCCGCCCCCGGCCAAGGCCCTGGCCAAGGGCACGCCCCCGCCCCCGGCCCCCACCAGGCGGCCCCTGCCCCCGGCCAAGGCCAAGGCCAAGGCCAAGCCCACCCCCCCGCCCTGCCCGGGCGGTTGGTGTTGCCGCAGGGGTTTCAGGAGGCTGAGGTGCCCGCGCCGCGGGGTGGGGCGGGAGGGGCCGGGGCCGGGGTCGGGGGGTGGGCCGCCGGGCCCGTCACCGCGCTCGACGCCGAGCGGGCACGGCTGACGCGGATGGCCGTCGTCGGGGCCGTCACGGAGCGCTGGGCGCCCGAACAGGCCGGGCCCGTCCACGACAACTGGCAGCTGGCCGCGCCCATCGGTCCCGCCACCGACCTGTGGGCCCTCGGCGCGCTGCTCTACCGGGCCGTCCAGGGGCACGCCCCCTACCCCGAGGACAGCGTCGCGGAACTCGTCGAGATGGTCTGCGCCGAGCCGCCCGCCTTCGCGGAGGAGTGCGGTCCGCTGCGGCCGATCGTGGAGTCGCTGCTGCGCCAGGACCCGACCGAGCGCCCCGACTTCGAGGAGCTGCGCGGCTGGCTGCGTTCGCTCGTACGGTCGGCCCCCGAGCCGGACGGCGGCATCGGCATCGGCGGTTTCGCCTTCCCGCTGCCCGAAGCCGACCCGGCCCGGCTGCCGGTCGTACGCCGCAAGGGCGACCTCTCGCACGGCCGTCACCGCGGCACCGGCACCCAGCACACCACGTCCCGCCCCCGCGGCGGCCGTTCGCTGGGCCGGACCCTGCTGCTGCTCGTGCTGGTGGCGCTGGCGGGCGGGGTCGCGTACGCCATGTTCTTCCTGCCCAAGGCGACGACCGGGGACGGGGACACGGGTGGCGCCCGGGCCCAGGGAGGACCCGGGCCCACCGCGACCGCCACGCCCGGAGGGGCCGGCGGCGTCAACACGCCCACCGGGACGCCCCAGTCGAAGCCCGCCGCACAGAGCGGCAGCCCGTCCGCACCACCGGCGGCCGACGCCCCCGCCGGGTACACGGCCGAGCAGGACCCCGAGGGCTTCCGGGTCTTCGTACCGGGCGGTTGGGAGCGCCACGGCGTCAACGACATGGGTCAGGTCCGCTACACCAACGGGGACTTCGTGCTCATCCTGACCCCGGGCCGCGACGCCGTGGACGGCAATCCGGACCCGCTCAGCTACCAGCGCGACAAGGAGCGCGAGCTGGAGCCCTTCCGCACCTCGACCTGGGCGACCTCGACCGGGGTGAAGCAGACCAAGGTCGGCCAGCAGCTCAGCGCGGAGGGCCAGTACACCTGGACCGACGGGGGCGGCCGTTCCGTCTACGTCCGCAACCGCGTCGTCGCCCTCGGCGGCCGCTACCACGTGGTGATGGTCATCGGTCCGCAGGACGCCCAGGACAAGGTGACCGAGGTCTTCGAGAAGGCCACGGGGAGTTACCGGCCGGGCTCCTGA
- a CDS encoding serine/threonine-protein kinase, with amino-acid sequence MEHRTGAGAVLAGRYRLGEPIGSGGMGKVWRAHDELLSRTVAVKELTAGLYVAEADRAVLHARTKKEARAAARIAHPAVVTVHDVFEHDDRPWIVMEYIDGPSLAEAAKAAGRIEPREAARIGLHVLGALRAAHAVGVLHRDVKPGNVLLAKDGRVLLTDFGIAAIEGDSSITRTGELVGSIDYLAPERVTGGAPDPASDLWSLGATLYTAVEARSPFRRTSPISSLQAVVNDEPPALRQAGALGAVITALLRKDPAQRPSAAEAERMLVEAMEGREPKSAHAYVPTRTLTPEERATPVPAALPPAPEPEPEAPAPAAAPAEFRTEPPTTPAPHPAHPSHPAHPVPNAHPSAHPAAGRSTGGRIRRAAVVAVVAALLGGAGAFGILRYTELLDGADGKGGGSGHSAPAEDPVPDGWERVEDPTGFTLIVPNGWTRQMNGDQIDYTPDNGKHFIRIASDTTPDYDNPYMHLLDLEKQVRQRTDYKRQLLNQNTFRDSTRAALWDFTWTEKGTHAGPRRAIEQMYIAPNGTEYAVYMSGPVEGWATLRQQFDTVLSGWEPPAGTG; translated from the coding sequence GTGGAACACAGGACAGGCGCGGGCGCGGTACTCGCGGGCCGGTACCGGCTCGGCGAGCCGATCGGCAGCGGCGGCATGGGCAAGGTGTGGCGCGCGCACGACGAACTGCTCAGCAGGACGGTCGCCGTCAAGGAACTGACGGCGGGTCTGTACGTCGCCGAGGCCGACCGGGCCGTCCTGCACGCCCGGACCAAGAAGGAGGCCCGGGCCGCGGCCCGGATCGCGCACCCCGCGGTCGTCACCGTCCACGACGTGTTCGAGCACGACGACCGGCCGTGGATCGTCATGGAGTACATCGACGGGCCCTCCCTCGCCGAGGCGGCGAAGGCGGCCGGGCGGATCGAGCCCCGCGAGGCGGCCCGGATCGGGCTGCACGTGCTGGGCGCGCTGCGCGCCGCGCACGCGGTCGGCGTGCTGCACCGGGACGTCAAGCCGGGCAACGTCCTGCTGGCCAAGGACGGCCGGGTGCTGCTCACGGACTTCGGGATCGCGGCGATCGAGGGGGACTCCTCGATCACCCGGACCGGTGAACTCGTCGGATCCATCGACTACCTCGCCCCCGAGCGGGTCACGGGCGGGGCGCCGGACCCGGCCTCCGACCTGTGGTCGCTGGGCGCCACCCTCTACACGGCGGTGGAGGCGCGCTCGCCCTTCCGCCGCACCTCGCCGATCTCCAGCCTGCAGGCCGTGGTCAACGACGAACCGCCCGCCCTGCGGCAGGCGGGCGCGCTGGGCGCGGTCATCACGGCCCTGCTGCGCAAGGACCCGGCGCAGCGGCCGTCGGCGGCCGAGGCCGAGCGGATGCTGGTCGAGGCGATGGAGGGGCGCGAGCCGAAGTCGGCGCACGCGTACGTGCCCACGCGCACCCTGACGCCGGAGGAGCGGGCCACCCCCGTGCCCGCCGCCCTCCCGCCTGCCCCCGAGCCGGAGCCCGAGGCGCCCGCGCCCGCCGCCGCGCCCGCGGAGTTCCGTACGGAGCCCCCCACCACGCCCGCCCCGCACCCGGCGCACCCGTCGCACCCGGCACACCCGGTCCCGAACGCGCACCCGTCGGCACACCCCGCGGCGGGCCGCTCCACCGGCGGCCGGATCCGGCGCGCGGCGGTGGTGGCCGTGGTGGCCGCCCTGCTGGGCGGGGCCGGAGCCTTCGGGATCCTCAGGTACACGGAGTTGCTCGACGGCGCGGACGGCAAGGGCGGCGGCTCGGGCCACAGCGCCCCGGCCGAGGACCCCGTCCCGGACGGGTGGGAGCGGGTGGAGGACCCGACCGGCTTCACGCTGATCGTGCCCAACGGCTGGACGCGCCAGATGAACGGCGACCAGATCGACTACACCCCGGACAACGGCAAGCACTTCATCCGGATCGCCTCCGACACCACCCCGGACTACGACAACCCGTACATGCACCTGCTCGATCTGGAGAAGCAGGTGCGCCAGCGGACGGACTACAAGCGGCAGCTGCTGAACCAGAACACCTTCCGGGACAGCACGCGCGCGGCCCTGTGGGACTTCACGTGGACCGAGAAGGGCACGCACGCCGGGCCGCGCCGGGCCATCGAGCAGATGTACATCGCCCCGAACGGGACCGAGTACGCCGTCTACATGTCGGGGCCGGTCGAGGGCTGGGCCACGCTGCGGCAGCAGTTCGACACCGTGCTCAGCGGCTGGGAGCCGCCCGCCGGGACGGGCTGA
- a CDS encoding succinic semialdehyde dehydrogenase: MTDSQAPAPLRAAPAPTNPVAPAPAGARTATDVVTPDLVARLTRGVLGSGRTANHTPFTGAKLADLPEATPEDVAEAFDRARAAQAAWAAVPVRRRAAVLLRFHDLVLDRQAEVLDLIQLETGKARLHAHEEVQAVAIAARHYGRQAPSYLRPKSHTGAVPVLTKVVELRQPRGVVGQIAPWNYPLELSVGDALPAFVSGNAVVMKPDTETALTALWARDLLIEAGLPAEVFQIVLGEGPVVGPEVVRHADYVSFTGSTRTGREVAQGAAARLVGVSLELGGKNAMLVLHDADVEKAAAGAVRACFSSAGQLCISIERLYVHESVADAFVERFAARTRAMRLGNCLAYGADMGSLVGERQLETVQRHVDEAVAKGATLVAGGAARPDIGPLFYEPTILDGVEAPMAVCAEETFGPVVSIYRFSDEDTAIAQANATSYGLNASVWTKDARRGLSVAARLRTGTVNINEGYAPAYGSAQAPMGGMKDSGLGRRHGSEGILKYTEAQTVAHQRLLPMAPSLGMDDEKYAAFMSRSLKVMKALRLR; encoded by the coding sequence ATGACGGACTCGCAGGCCCCCGCCCCCCTCCGCGCCGCCCCGGCCCCCACCAACCCGGTGGCCCCCGCCCCGGCAGGCGCCCGGACCGCCACCGACGTCGTGACCCCGGACCTGGTGGCCCGGCTCACCCGCGGGGTGCTCGGCTCCGGCCGCACCGCCAACCACACCCCCTTCACCGGGGCGAAGCTGGCGGACCTGCCCGAGGCCACGCCCGAGGACGTCGCCGAGGCCTTCGACCGGGCCCGCGCCGCCCAGGCGGCCTGGGCCGCGGTCCCCGTACGCCGTCGCGCCGCAGTGCTGCTGCGCTTCCACGATCTGGTCCTGGACCGGCAGGCCGAGGTCCTCGACCTCATCCAGCTGGAGACCGGCAAGGCCCGGCTGCACGCGCACGAGGAGGTGCAGGCCGTCGCCATCGCGGCCCGCCACTACGGCCGCCAGGCCCCCTCCTACCTGCGCCCCAAGAGCCACACCGGCGCCGTCCCGGTCCTCACCAAGGTTGTCGAGCTGCGCCAGCCGCGCGGGGTCGTCGGCCAGATCGCCCCCTGGAACTACCCCCTCGAACTCTCCGTCGGCGACGCGCTGCCCGCCTTCGTCTCCGGCAACGCCGTCGTGATGAAGCCCGACACCGAGACCGCGCTGACCGCCCTGTGGGCCCGCGACCTGCTCATCGAGGCGGGACTGCCCGCCGAGGTCTTCCAGATCGTGCTCGGCGAGGGCCCCGTCGTCGGCCCCGAGGTGGTCCGCCACGCCGACTACGTCTCCTTCACCGGCTCCACCCGTACCGGCCGCGAGGTCGCCCAGGGCGCCGCCGCCCGCCTGGTCGGGGTCTCCCTCGAACTCGGCGGCAAGAACGCCATGCTGGTCCTGCACGACGCCGACGTGGAGAAGGCCGCCGCGGGCGCCGTCCGCGCCTGCTTCTCCTCCGCGGGCCAGCTGTGCATCTCCATCGAGCGGCTCTACGTCCACGAGTCGGTCGCGGACGCCTTCGTCGAGCGGTTCGCCGCCCGCACCCGGGCCATGCGGCTCGGCAACTGCCTCGCCTACGGCGCGGACATGGGCTCGCTGGTCGGCGAACGCCAGCTGGAGACCGTACAGCGGCACGTCGACGAGGCCGTCGCCAAGGGCGCGACCCTCGTCGCGGGCGGCGCCGCCCGCCCCGACATCGGCCCGCTCTTCTACGAGCCCACCATCCTCGACGGCGTCGAGGCGCCGATGGCGGTGTGCGCCGAGGAGACCTTCGGCCCGGTCGTCTCCATCTACCGGTTCAGCGACGAGGACACGGCCATCGCCCAGGCGAACGCCACCTCCTACGGGCTCAACGCCAGCGTCTGGACCAAGGACGCCCGCCGCGGCCTGTCGGTCGCCGCCCGGCTGCGCACCGGCACCGTCAACATCAACGAGGGCTACGCGCCCGCCTACGGCAGCGCGCAGGCCCCCATGGGCGGCATGAAGGACTCGGGCCTCGGCCGCCGGCACGGCTCCGAGGGCATCCTCAAATACACCGAGGCCCAGACCGTCGCCCACCAGCGGCTGCTCCCCATGGCGCCCTCGCTGGGCATGGACGACGAGAAGTACGCGGCGTTCATGAGCCGCAGCCTCAAGGTCATGAAGGCCCTCCGACTGCGCTAG
- a CDS encoding GMC oxidoreductase yields the protein MAVPHSSDFDHQSSDYDYDVIVIGSGFGGSVSALRLTEKGYRVGVLEAGRRFTRESLPRNSWDLRNYLWAPALGLYGIQRIHLLGNVMVLAGAGVGGGSLNYANTLYVPPTAFFEDRQWASITDWQDELAPYYDQAKRMLGVRLNPTMTPSDVHLKAAAARMGVADSFHMAPVGVFFGDGADAGGQAEGQTGVRPGEEVADPYFGGAGPSRKACTECGECMTGCRHGAKNTLNENYLHLAERAGAVIHPMTMVTALGEHADGGYRVRTVPTDGRRKGRATVLRARYVVVAAGTYGTQTLLHTMKDRGELPRLSDRLGDLTRTNSEGLVGAQTDERRYRKRHGAGARADFTRGVAITSSVHPNADTHIEPVRYGKGSNAMGFMTILQVPYAPHRVRAWFSRTARHPVQFARSLSNRRWSERTIIGLVMQSLDNSLTTYRKPGGLGKGLLTARQGHGAPNPVQIAEATQAATLLAEEINGFPGSNIGELMGTPLTAHFLGGCPIGATPEEGVVDPYHRLHGHPGISVVDGSAVSANLGVNPSLTITAQAERAMAYWPNKGEADPRPAQDAAYERLGAVEPARPAVPKEAFAALRLPFLAVPPVPPKSRNS from the coding sequence GTGGCAGTGCCGCACAGCAGTGACTTCGACCACCAGAGCAGTGACTACGACTACGACGTGATCGTCATCGGTTCGGGCTTCGGAGGGTCGGTCTCGGCGCTGCGGCTCACGGAGAAGGGGTACCGGGTCGGCGTCCTGGAGGCGGGGCGCCGCTTCACCCGCGAGAGCCTGCCCAGGAACAGCTGGGACCTGCGCAACTACCTGTGGGCACCGGCGCTCGGGCTGTACGGGATCCAGCGCATCCACTTGCTCGGCAACGTGATGGTGCTCGCGGGCGCCGGCGTGGGCGGCGGCTCGCTCAACTACGCCAACACGCTGTACGTGCCGCCCACGGCCTTCTTCGAGGACCGGCAGTGGGCGTCCATCACCGACTGGCAGGACGAACTGGCCCCGTACTACGACCAGGCCAAGCGGATGCTGGGGGTCCGGCTCAACCCGACGATGACCCCCTCCGACGTGCACCTCAAGGCGGCCGCCGCCAGGATGGGCGTCGCGGACTCCTTCCACATGGCCCCCGTCGGCGTCTTCTTCGGCGACGGCGCGGACGCCGGGGGACAGGCCGAAGGACAGACAGGGGTCCGGCCCGGCGAGGAGGTCGCCGACCCCTACTTCGGCGGCGCGGGCCCCTCCCGCAAGGCCTGCACCGAATGCGGCGAGTGCATGACCGGCTGCCGCCACGGCGCCAAGAACACCCTGAACGAGAACTACCTGCACCTCGCCGAGCGCGCGGGTGCCGTCATCCACCCGATGACCATGGTCACCGCCCTCGGTGAACACGCCGACGGCGGCTACCGGGTGCGCACCGTCCCCACCGACGGCCGCCGCAAGGGCCGCGCCACGGTGCTGCGCGCCCGGTACGTCGTCGTCGCGGCCGGTACGTACGGCACCCAGACCCTGCTGCACACCATGAAGGACCGCGGCGAGCTGCCCCGCCTCTCCGACCGGCTCGGCGACCTGACCCGCACCAACTCCGAGGGCCTGGTCGGCGCGCAGACCGACGAGCGCCGCTACCGCAAGCGCCACGGCGCGGGCGCGCGCGCCGACTTCACCCGCGGCGTGGCCATCACCTCCTCGGTGCACCCCAACGCCGACACCCACATCGAGCCGGTCCGCTACGGCAAGGGCTCCAACGCGATGGGGTTCATGACCATCCTCCAGGTGCCCTACGCCCCGCACCGGGTGCGCGCATGGTTCTCCCGCACCGCCCGGCACCCGGTGCAGTTCGCGCGCTCGCTCTCCAACCGCCGCTGGTCGGAGCGGACCATCATCGGGCTGGTCATGCAGTCGCTGGACAACTCCCTGACGACGTACCGCAAACCCGGCGGCCTCGGGAAGGGCCTGCTGACCGCCCGCCAGGGCCACGGCGCCCCCAACCCGGTCCAGATCGCGGAGGCCACGCAGGCCGCCACCCTGCTGGCCGAGGAGATCAACGGCTTCCCCGGCAGCAACATCGGCGAGCTGATGGGCACCCCGCTGACCGCGCACTTCCTGGGCGGCTGCCCCATCGGCGCCACTCCCGAGGAGGGCGTGGTGGACCCGTACCACCGGCTCCACGGGCACCCCGGCATCTCGGTGGTGGACGGCTCGGCCGTCTCCGCGAACCTCGGCGTCAACCCGTCGCTGACGATCACCGCCCAGGCCGAGCGGGCCATGGCGTACTGGCCCAACAAGGGCGAGGCCGACCCCCGTCCCGCCCAGGACGCGGCCTACGAGCGCCTCGGGGCCGTGGAACCCGCCCGTCCGGCGGTCCCCAAGGAAGCGTTCGCGGCGCTGCGCCTGCCCTTCCTGGCGGTCCCCCCGGTCCCGCCGAAGAGCCGGAACAGCTGA